ATAATCAACTTTTACATAATCGATGTTTGCTATCTCATCACGTTGTTTCACGATAAGATCTGCTTCTTTTTTGCTGGCGGTAATGCCGTTTCCTAAGTTACCGAAAAGAATTCTTGCCATCATTCTGTATTCAATTGATTTTTTGTTTCTTAACCAACTGTTATACATTTCTGCCTCCCCAGAATTTTGCAGGCTTTCGATTTGTTTTTTTATGTCTTGCAGTTTGAAGTTTCCTTTTTCGTCAAAATTTGAAGGATTTTGTGCAAACATTGGATCGTACTGAAGTTGGCTCCAGAACACATCGTCTGTTAATTCAAGTCCTAATTTTTCAAACTCTTGTTTGATTAGTTTGGATTGTACCAATACTTGCCAAGCTTGTTCTTCAAGTCCGTTTTGTGGTTGTCCTTGTTGTTGAGCCTGTTGTTGAAGTACAAATAATTGGTCATTGAACTCGTCACGGCTAATATCTTCGCCATTAACTTTTCCTAAAATACTAGGGTTTTTTCCAAAAACCTGATCAATAGTATCTGGATTTATTAAGAATGCTACTAATGCTAAGGCAATAACACCCATCAATAACCAAGGTCGTTTTCTAATCTCTCCTAAAACTGCCATTTTTTGTTATGTGTTTATAATCAATTCGCGAAAATACATATTTTTAAAGGAAAATGAAAAATTTGTTTTAAACTTTTATCAATCTGAATGCTATATTAAGAAAAAACCACCGAAAAAATCTTTTTCGATGGCCTTATTTGGAAGAGCTTTGGTGATAGCTATTTTTCCTTTCCACCATACTTTTTATCTATAATTTTGTCCCGGACTTTACCTTCGGTTTGGAAAAATTTTAAAACTTGTTGAGGTGTTAATATTTTTAAAAATTTGTCCGCGTATAATTGTCTATTGTTTAAAAGCTGTTTTCCAACTTCAAAACTTTCGTCAAGTTTTTGTTTGGCTTCATCGTTGCTCAATTTTTCAATGTCAATAGTACCTTTGAATTTGTCTTTAATTTGTTTCTGGCTCAAGGTATATTGTTTAAATATTTCTTTGAACTCTTCCTGCGACTCTTTCGGAATGTTTAATTCGTCGAGTATAATATCTTCTTTTACAGTCTGCATAAATTGGGAACGCTCTCTAGGATTCATGTTTTTTATCATTTGATGACGTTCTTCTTTATCCAGCTGATTCCAGTTGTTTATAGAATTTTGTTGCATTTGCGAAGTTGTTCTTGTCCTGTTAAAATCATTTTGACTAGGACTGAAATTGTTGCCAAGCCCACTGCTTCTTAATTGCGAGGTTGTGGTTTGGTTATTCGTTCTTTGTTGGCTGCGCTCTGTGGCATTTCCACGCCGTTCGGTTTGTGCATCAATATGTAGACTGAACGCCATTAATATTAAACTAAACAATGTTTTTTTCATAACTTTCATTTTTGTGTCGTTTAATTATATAAATCTAAATATACATCTTGATCGACACCTCGTTCGACTTCCGAAATCTGGGCTGGTGTGAAAACTGCTAATATTTGATTCATTTTGTTTTCTGATGAATTGTTGGCGTTAGCAAAAGATGTTGTTGGTGTTTTTTTCTTTGTTTTTGCTGCTGCTAATAATTCTTTAGTTTTCTTTGGCGATCCAGATGTTGTGTGTTGTTCAGCAATACGCTTTTCTGATTTAATAATATTTTGCTTTGTTTCGACTGTCGGTTCAGGGTTGTTTATTGCTAAGTCCTGATTTTGTATTGAAGAATAACTGCTGTCAATAATAATTTTTTGTTGGGTAATAGATTGTTGTTTTTCAATGTTTTGGTTGTTAAGAGACCAAAAGCTAAGCCCTCCGATAACTGCGATAGCTGCAGCAGCGGCCCATTTGAAATTAAATGAGATAATTCTTCCTTCTTTCTTTTGAAGCTTGGTCTTTTCAATAACCTTATCTTGCATTGACGCAAAAAAATCGGTCGGTGTTGTGAAAGTATTTTTACGTTCTAGATTTTCTAAGTCAAAATTTTTCATCGCTTTTATTTTACTATAGCTCGCCAGAATAATTGTCTTTTATAAAATTTTCAATTTTTTCTTTAGCGTAATGATAGTTAGTTTTTAATGTCCCGACAGACATGTCCACAATTTTGGAAATCTCTTCGTAAGGCAAATCGTCATAGTAACGCATTGTAAATACCAATTTTTGTTTTTCTGGAAGGCTTTGTATTGCCTTTTGTAACATAACTTGTATTTCTTCTGCATCTTTTTCCGCGTTATCAGCCACCAGATTCTGCATATAGTAATCTGGGTCTTCATCGGCCTTTTTCATCTTTTTCATTTTGTTAAGTTGTTGCAAAGCTTCGTTGGTAGCAATCCGATAAAGCCAAGTGTACAACTTGCTATCTTGTTTGAATTGATGAAAATTCTGATAGGCTTTGATAAACGTTTCCTGCAATACATCCTGTGCGAGATCGTGGTCAACAATCAATCGACGAATATGCCAATACAATCTGCTTTGGTGTATATCCATCATCGCACGAAGCCCTTTTTCCACAGTTTTTGGCTGTGTCATCAGCTTGATAATGTCATCGTCTGTAAGCTTCATGTGGGATGTTTCATTTATTGGATAATTATTTTAATCCAAAGTTAAAATTGTTTTTTAATTTTTTGATTTTCTAAGGATAGTTTGTTCCTGAAATCTGCTAAATTGCAAGAAATATTAAAATACCAAAAAGTGAAAATCGTTATCATTGGCTCTGGAAATGTCGCATATCATCTCGCAAAAGCACTAATAACAACCGAACAAAATTTAGTCCAAATTTTCGGAAGAAATCAGAAAGTTCTAAAAAATATCTCAGAAGAACTTAATATTCCGTTTTCTACAAAAAATTTGGCGGATGCAGACTTGTATATTATTTCGGTTAGCGATTCTGCGGTAGAAGCGGTTTCCCAGCAGGTTTTTAAAAAGAACGCCATTGTTGCTCACACTTCCGGTTCTTTGCCGAAAGAAATTTTGCAAGGTAATTATCAAAAAGCGAGTTTTTATCCTTTGCAAACTTTTTCGAAAATTAAAGATTTAGATTATTCTGAAATTCCGTTTTTTATTGAAGCAGAAACGGAAGATGTGGTTGAAAAATTAAAAAATATAGCCGAAAAAATTTCAAAATATGTCGAAGTTGCCGATTTTGAAAAGCGAAAATACATTCATCTAACTGCTGTTTTCGCATGCAATTTTGTTAATCATCTTTTTGCAAGAGCAAAAGAGATTTCGGATTCACAGAATATTTCGTTTGATTATTTTATGCCTTTGATAGAAGAAACCTTTGATAAAATAAAATCCGTGGAGCCCAAAGCAGCACAGACTGGACCTGCGGTTCGTAATGATAAACGGATTCTCGAAGCGCATCAATCATTGATTACAAATCCAGAGCAACTCGCTATTTATAACTGTATGAATGCTTCAATCAAAAAAATGTACAAGCTGGATTAATTTTTTGTAACAAAAATTAATTGCTGATACTAATTGATTATACTTTTAAAATAACATCAAAATGAATATTAAAAAATTAGTTAGTTTAAGTTTTCTTTTATTGGTTGGATTGCTTTCCGCACAAGAATCCGCCAATCGGTTTTTCTATGAATTAAGTTTTAAGCCTAAAAAAGATTCTGCAAAAATAGATAAGGTTATGACCATCTTGGATATTACAAAAGACAAATCTATTTATCAGGATTTTACACTCCCCGCACAAGATTCTATCATAAAAGTTGCAGTGGAAGAAATGGAGAAGACCAAAACTTTTAAAGACTTGAGTAAGTCTATTAAAATGCCGAAGTTTTCGTATAAAATCTATAAGTCTTATCCGTCGATGAAAGAGACCTATCATGATAGAATTAGCATGACGCTTTTCGGTTATGAAGATGACATTAAATTTAATTGGAAAATGGGCAACGAAAAGAAAAAAGTCGGAGCTTATAACACGCAAAACGCTACTGTAGAATATGGTGGAAGAATATGGACCGCTTGGTTCAGTCCAGATTTGCCGTTTTCTGATGGACCTTACAAATTTTATGGATTGCCAGGTCTTATTGTGAAAATAGAAGATGCTGATAAAAATTATTCTTGGGAACTGAAGGGTAACAAGACGGTTAAGGATTGGAAAGAATTCAGTTATGCTGAAGAAGCAAATGCTAAATATGGGATGAATAATGAGTTGAAGCTTACAACCAAAGAAAAATTCCAAAAAGCTTATGCCGCCTTCAAACAAGATCCAATGGCTGAAGCTCGCGCAAATATTCCACAAAATATGATGGGAATGAAAATGCCAGGAAGCGATTTGACCGTTGGTGAAATGTTGAAAAATCAAGAAAAGATGATTAACGATTTCTTTAATGCCAATGACAATCCTATCGAAAAGACAGAAGCTACATCAGTTAAAAAGAAAAAATAATTTCTAAAATATTGATAATATGACAAAAGTCGGGTGAAAGCTCGGCTTTTCTTCTTTGATTTGTTATTTAGATTTAATTAAAATAAGCTATATTTGCAGTTCTAAATTTTAAAGTTTTGACTAAAAAAATATCTGAAACATTGTGTTGCTTTCCTAAAAATAAACTAGGGAAAATTCGAGGTTTTAATGATGAATTAAAAATGCCAACCAAAATTTTAGAAATGGGATTGCTCCCGCAAACAGTGTTTAAGATTTTGTACCAAGCCCCTTTCAATGGGCCTTTGTATATAGAATATGGTGAAGAGCATTCGCGTTTGGCTTTGCGTATCGAGGAGGCAAGATTTATTGATGTAGACGCAGTTTAGTTATGGATAATAATGAAAATCTAAAGAAAAAAGTCTTGTTGGTCGGGAATCCTAATGTTGGAAAATCGACCATTTTTAATTGGCTTTGCAATAAAAAACAAAAAACCGGAAACTACGCAGGTGTAACAGTTGCAAGTCATTCTGGTCAATATGAGTACGGTGGCGAAACGGTTGAAGTTATTGACCTTCCAGGATCTTACAGTATTTATCCAAGTTCCGAAGATGAAGCTATTTTTAGCAAATATTTAGTTGAAGAACGCGCGAAGTATGAAGGTGTAATCTATGTCGCAGATGCGCTTAACTTGAGACGAAGCTTACTATTATTTCAGCAAATTCGAGATTTTGGGATTCCTGCAATTATGGTGATTAACCAAATTGATGAAGCTGAAAAACGCGATATCAAAATCAATGTGGATCATTTGGC
This genomic stretch from Chryseobacterium sp. POL2 harbors:
- a CDS encoding RNA polymerase sigma factor, which gives rise to MKLTDDDIIKLMTQPKTVEKGLRAMMDIHQSRLYWHIRRLIVDHDLAQDVLQETFIKAYQNFHQFKQDSKLYTWLYRIATNEALQQLNKMKKMKKADEDPDYYMQNLVADNAEKDAEEIQVMLQKAIQSLPEKQKLVFTMRYYDDLPYEEISKIVDMSVGTLKTNYHYAKEKIENFIKDNYSGEL
- a CDS encoding Rossmann-like and DUF2520 domain-containing protein, with the protein product MQEILKYQKVKIVIIGSGNVAYHLAKALITTEQNLVQIFGRNQKVLKNISEELNIPFSTKNLADADLYIISVSDSAVEAVSQQVFKKNAIVAHTSGSLPKEILQGNYQKASFYPLQTFSKIKDLDYSEIPFFIEAETEDVVEKLKNIAEKISKYVEVADFEKRKYIHLTAVFACNFVNHLFARAKEISDSQNISFDYFMPLIEETFDKIKSVEPKAAQTGPAVRNDKRILEAHQSLITNPEQLAIYNCMNASIKKMYKLD
- a CDS encoding GLPGLI family protein, which codes for MNIKKLVSLSFLLLVGLLSAQESANRFFYELSFKPKKDSAKIDKVMTILDITKDKSIYQDFTLPAQDSIIKVAVEEMEKTKTFKDLSKSIKMPKFSYKIYKSYPSMKETYHDRISMTLFGYEDDIKFNWKMGNEKKKVGAYNTQNATVEYGGRIWTAWFSPDLPFSDGPYKFYGLPGLIVKIEDADKNYSWELKGNKTVKDWKEFSYAEEANAKYGMNNELKLTTKEKFQKAYAAFKQDPMAEARANIPQNMMGMKMPGSDLTVGEMLKNQEKMINDFFNANDNPIEKTEATSVKKKK
- a CDS encoding ferrous iron transport protein A, with translation MCCFPKNKLGKIRGFNDELKMPTKILEMGLLPQTVFKILYQAPFNGPLYIEYGEEHSRLALRIEEARFIDVDAV